One window of Trichoderma breve strain T069 chromosome 3, whole genome shotgun sequence genomic DNA carries:
- a CDS encoding xylose isomerase-like TIM barrel domain-containing protein: MGIDYQGHNIPTSFASCSIPPHFKASLPEKLEAIRNAGFDGIEMSMPDILEYGSHIEGKKIREDDYDTLSDVAGKIRILTDQLGLEILMLQPFSRFEGWQKETHPQERSEAFARAKGWIRIMESLGTDMLQVGSSDAQDISPSLDEHAQDLQELADLLGEKGFRLAYENWCWATYAPTWKDVWEISRKADRKNIGLCLDTFQSAGGEYGDPSTESGYIEDFSSTELDIRWKHSLTELEHTIPGDKIFLLQISDAYKMKPPLRDTKERPRSVWSHDYRPLPFNGGYLPIQDFLKSVLRTGFRGWLSVEVFDSKPKEGSSMESFAKAAMDSLTRMLIATME, encoded by the exons ATGGGCATCGATTATCAGGGTCACAACATTCCCACATCTTTCGCATCCTGCAGCATCCCTCCCCACTTCAAAGCTAGTCTTCCTGAAAAACTAGAGGCCATTCGCAATGCTGGATTTGACGGAATAGAAATGTCAATGCCAGACATTCTGGAGTATGGCAGTCATATCGAAGGGAAGAAAATTCGCGAGGATGACTATGATACCCTGTCGGATGTGGCTGGGAAGATACGTATCTTGACTGATCAACTTGGCCTTGAGATTCTCATGCTGCAGCCGTTTTCGAGATTTGAGGGATGGCAAAAGGAGACGCACCCACAGGAGAGAAGTGAAGCGTTTGCACGCGCCAAGGGATGGATAAGAATTATGGAGTCGTTGGGCACCGATATGCTGCAG GTTGGCTCATCCGATGCACAAGATATATCACCTTCCTTGGACGAACATGCTCAGGACCTGCAAGAGTTGGCAGACCTACTCGGGGAGAAAGGCTTCCGGCTCGCATATGAAAACTGGTGCTGGGCAACCTACGCTCCCACATGGAAAGACGTCTGGGAGATATCACGCAAGGCTGATCGCAAAAACATCGGTCTCTGCTTGGACACTTTCCAATCAGCTGGCGGAGAATACGGTGATCCATCCACAGAGTCAGGCTATATCGAAGACTTCAGCTCAACTGAACTTGACATCCGATGGAAACATAGTTTGACCGAACTAGAGCACACGATTCCTGGAGACAAGATATTCCTGCTTCAGATTTCAGATGCATACAAAATGAAGCCGCCTCTGCGCGACACAAAGGAGAGGCCGAGGTCAGTATGGAGTCATGATTATCGCCCACTGCCCTTTAATGGAGGGTATTTGCCGATTCAAGACTTTCTAAAGTCTGTTTTGCGAACGGGTTTTCGGGGCTGGCTTTCTGTTGAAGTGTTTGATTCGAAGCCCAAAGAAGGATCGTCAATGGAGAGTTTTGCAAAGGCAGCTATGGATTCCTTGACTCGCATGCTCATTGCGACGATGGAATGA
- a CDS encoding VIT family domain-containing protein translates to MTKSRSPLLIRFLSDFTLGFSDGLTVPFALTAGLSSLGRTDTVIYAGLAELCAGSISMGIGGYLSAKDELPSTTAENQDGDEEELKGMLRYEGERESIDEKNKEAQEMLVRRHLEPLALPGWMVTDIVSTLKERPEGLYDVVRQLHSSRAAFSVEETSGGADQLPVWPLASGLSISLGYVIGGTIPLLPYLFASTVGLGLRWSIALCLVALMSFGAGKSWLLRGGDASSSWMRCIWEGVQMLILGSLAALASVVCVTLLGASEEMKR, encoded by the coding sequence ATGACGAAATCAAGAAGCCCCCTCCTCATCCGATTCCTCTCAGACTTCACACTCGGCTTCTCAGATGGCCTAACTGTGCCCTTTGCCCTCACCGCGGGCCTCAGTTCTCTTGGACGAACAGACACTGTCATTTACGCAGGTCTGGCGGAACTTTGTGCGGGAAGCATTAGCATGGGTATCGGTGGCTATCTCTCCGCCAAAGACGAATTACCTTCTACCACGGCAGAGAAccaggatggcgatgaggaggagctcaaagGCATGCTTCGCTACGAAggcgagagggagagcattgatgagaagaacaaggaggcACAAGAGATGCTTGTAAGACGGCATCTGGAACCCCTCGCTCTACCCGGTTGGATGGTCACGGACATTGTGTCGACTCTCAAGGAGCGTCCCGAGGGCTTGTACGACGTCGTCCGCCAACTGCATTCCTCGCGAGCCGCGTTCTCAGTCGAAGAGACGTCGGGTGGCGCTGATCAGCTGCCCGTCTGGCCGCTCGCCTCGGGCCTATCCATCTCTCTGGGCTACGTTATCGGCGGCACCATTCCCTTGCTGCCGTACTTGTTCGCTTCGACGGTCGGTCTTGGCCTCCGGTGGAGCATTGCCTTGTGTCTGGTGGCGTTAATGTCTTTTGGTGCGGGCAAGAGCTGGCTGCTGAGGGGAGGAGATGCCTCGAGTAGCTGGATGCGCTGCATTTGGGAGGGCGTACAGATGCTGATTTTGGGGAGCTTGGCTGCCCTGGCATCAGTAGTGTGTGTTACATTGCTGGGAGCGAgcgaggagatgaagagatga